In one Rhea pennata isolate bPtePen1 chromosome 17, bPtePen1.pri, whole genome shotgun sequence genomic region, the following are encoded:
- the PISD gene encoding phosphatidylserine decarboxylase proenzyme, mitochondrial isoform X3, producing the protein MCQSNTLQGHLHTGKWLQFPQLALRRRLGQLSCMSRPALKLRSWPLNILYYLLPFGALKPLTRVGWRPMSRVALYKSVPTRLLSRAWGRLNQVELPTWLRKPVYSLYIWTFGVNMKEAAVEDLHHYRNLSEFFRRKLKPQARPVCCLHSVISPSDGKILNFGQIKNCEVEQVKGVTYSLESFLGPRISTEELHFGQAPPGNSFQQQLVTKEGNELYHCVIYLAPGDYHCFHSPTDWRVSHRRHFPGSLMSVNPGVARWIKELFCHNERVVLTGDWKHGFFSLTAVGATNVGSIRIYFDQDLHTNNPRYSKGSYNDFSFISNNKKGIPMRKGEHLGEFNLGSTIVLIFEAPKDFKFHLKTGQKIRFGEALGSL; encoded by the exons ATGTGTCAGTCAAACACTCTGCAGGGACATCTACACACAGGGAAATG GTTGCAATTCCCCCAGCTGGCCCTGAGGCGAAGGTTGGGCCAGCTGAGCTGTATGTCTAGGCCTGCTCTGAAACTCCGTTCTTGGCCTCTGAATATTCTCTATTATCTTCTGCCTTTCGGTGCTCTTAAACCCTTGACCAGAGTGGGATGGAGGCCTATGAGCAGG gTTGCTCTGTACAAATCAGTACCAACCCGCCTGCTCTCACGAGCCTGGGGTCGCCTGAACCAGGTGGAGCTGCCTACATGGCTCCGGAAGCCTGTTTACAGCCTATACATCTGGACATTTGGAGTGAACATGAAGGAGGCAGCTGTTGAAGATTTACATCACTACAGAAACCTCAGCGAGTTCTTCCGCAGGAAGCTGAAACCGCAAGCACGGCCAGTCTGCTGTTTGCACAGTGTG ATTAGTCCCTCAGATGGAAAGATACTTAACTTCGGACAGATAAAAAACTGTGAAGTGGAGCAGGTGAAAGGTGTTACTTATTCACTGGAATCTTTCTTGGGACCTCGCATCAGCACAGAGGAGCTGCATTTTGGTCAAG CTCCACCTGGCAACTCATTTCAGCAACAACTTGTCACAAAGGAGGGGAATGAGCTCTACCACTGCGTGATCTACCTTGCACCAGGGGATTATCACTGCTTCCATTCACCCACTGACTGGAGAGTGTCACACAGACGTCATTTCCCAG GCTCTCTCATGTCTGTGAATCCTGGGGTTGCTCGCTGGATCAAAGAACTCTTCTGCCACAATGAACGGGTTGTCCTTACAGGTGACTGGAAACAtggctttttctctttaacagCGGTAGGAGCAACAAATGTGGGTTCTATCCGCATTTACTTTGACCAG GATTTGCATACCAACAATCCACGTTACTCAAAAGGTTCCTACAATGACTTCAGCTTCATATCCAACAACAAGAAGGGAATCCCcatgaggaaaggagaacatttAGGGGAATTTAACTTAGGCTCTACTATTGTACTAATCTTTGAGGCACCCAAGGACTTCAAATTCCACCTCAAGACTGGACAGAAAATCCGCTTTGGAGAAGCACTGGGATCTCTGTAG
- the PISD gene encoding phosphatidylserine decarboxylase proenzyme, mitochondrial isoform X4, with protein sequence MCLSSLQASGRLQFPQLALRRRLGQLSCMSRPALKLRSWPLNILYYLLPFGALKPLTRVGWRPMSRVALYKSVPTRLLSRAWGRLNQVELPTWLRKPVYSLYIWTFGVNMKEAAVEDLHHYRNLSEFFRRKLKPQARPVCCLHSVISPSDGKILNFGQIKNCEVEQVKGVTYSLESFLGPRISTEELHFGQAPPGNSFQQQLVTKEGNELYHCVIYLAPGDYHCFHSPTDWRVSHRRHFPGSLMSVNPGVARWIKELFCHNERVVLTGDWKHGFFSLTAVGATNVGSIRIYFDQDLHTNNPRYSKGSYNDFSFISNNKKGIPMRKGEHLGEFNLGSTIVLIFEAPKDFKFHLKTGQKIRFGEALGSL encoded by the exons GTTGCAATTCCCCCAGCTGGCCCTGAGGCGAAGGTTGGGCCAGCTGAGCTGTATGTCTAGGCCTGCTCTGAAACTCCGTTCTTGGCCTCTGAATATTCTCTATTATCTTCTGCCTTTCGGTGCTCTTAAACCCTTGACCAGAGTGGGATGGAGGCCTATGAGCAGG gTTGCTCTGTACAAATCAGTACCAACCCGCCTGCTCTCACGAGCCTGGGGTCGCCTGAACCAGGTGGAGCTGCCTACATGGCTCCGGAAGCCTGTTTACAGCCTATACATCTGGACATTTGGAGTGAACATGAAGGAGGCAGCTGTTGAAGATTTACATCACTACAGAAACCTCAGCGAGTTCTTCCGCAGGAAGCTGAAACCGCAAGCACGGCCAGTCTGCTGTTTGCACAGTGTG ATTAGTCCCTCAGATGGAAAGATACTTAACTTCGGACAGATAAAAAACTGTGAAGTGGAGCAGGTGAAAGGTGTTACTTATTCACTGGAATCTTTCTTGGGACCTCGCATCAGCACAGAGGAGCTGCATTTTGGTCAAG CTCCACCTGGCAACTCATTTCAGCAACAACTTGTCACAAAGGAGGGGAATGAGCTCTACCACTGCGTGATCTACCTTGCACCAGGGGATTATCACTGCTTCCATTCACCCACTGACTGGAGAGTGTCACACAGACGTCATTTCCCAG GCTCTCTCATGTCTGTGAATCCTGGGGTTGCTCGCTGGATCAAAGAACTCTTCTGCCACAATGAACGGGTTGTCCTTACAGGTGACTGGAAACAtggctttttctctttaacagCGGTAGGAGCAACAAATGTGGGTTCTATCCGCATTTACTTTGACCAG GATTTGCATACCAACAATCCACGTTACTCAAAAGGTTCCTACAATGACTTCAGCTTCATATCCAACAACAAGAAGGGAATCCCcatgaggaaaggagaacatttAGGGGAATTTAACTTAGGCTCTACTATTGTACTAATCTTTGAGGCACCCAAGGACTTCAAATTCCACCTCAAGACTGGACAGAAAATCCGCTTTGGAGAAGCACTGGGATCTCTGTAG
- the PISD gene encoding phosphatidylserine decarboxylase proenzyme, mitochondrial isoform X1: MVRCYKALSNPPPSCYNLRKVKIHVRRLRSGNGGSSSCAGDQHPQLESPGPAGSAGDTPNRRSRFRLQFPQLALRRRLGQLSCMSRPALKLRSWPLNILYYLLPFGALKPLTRVGWRPMSRVALYKSVPTRLLSRAWGRLNQVELPTWLRKPVYSLYIWTFGVNMKEAAVEDLHHYRNLSEFFRRKLKPQARPVCCLHSVISPSDGKILNFGQIKNCEVEQVKGVTYSLESFLGPRISTEELHFGQAPPGNSFQQQLVTKEGNELYHCVIYLAPGDYHCFHSPTDWRVSHRRHFPGSLMSVNPGVARWIKELFCHNERVVLTGDWKHGFFSLTAVGATNVGSIRIYFDQDLHTNNPRYSKGSYNDFSFISNNKKGIPMRKGEHLGEFNLGSTIVLIFEAPKDFKFHLKTGQKIRFGEALGSL, from the exons ATGGTGAGATGCTATAAAGCTTTATCTAACCCTCCACCCTCTTGCTACAACCTCCGCAAAGTTAAAATTCATGTCCGGAGGCTGCGTTCAGGGaacggcggcagcagcagctgtgccgGGGACCAGCACCCACAACTGGAGAGTCCAGGCCCGGCTGGCTCTGCCGGTGATACACCAAATAGGAGAAGCCGTTTCAG GTTGCAATTCCCCCAGCTGGCCCTGAGGCGAAGGTTGGGCCAGCTGAGCTGTATGTCTAGGCCTGCTCTGAAACTCCGTTCTTGGCCTCTGAATATTCTCTATTATCTTCTGCCTTTCGGTGCTCTTAAACCCTTGACCAGAGTGGGATGGAGGCCTATGAGCAGG gTTGCTCTGTACAAATCAGTACCAACCCGCCTGCTCTCACGAGCCTGGGGTCGCCTGAACCAGGTGGAGCTGCCTACATGGCTCCGGAAGCCTGTTTACAGCCTATACATCTGGACATTTGGAGTGAACATGAAGGAGGCAGCTGTTGAAGATTTACATCACTACAGAAACCTCAGCGAGTTCTTCCGCAGGAAGCTGAAACCGCAAGCACGGCCAGTCTGCTGTTTGCACAGTGTG ATTAGTCCCTCAGATGGAAAGATACTTAACTTCGGACAGATAAAAAACTGTGAAGTGGAGCAGGTGAAAGGTGTTACTTATTCACTGGAATCTTTCTTGGGACCTCGCATCAGCACAGAGGAGCTGCATTTTGGTCAAG CTCCACCTGGCAACTCATTTCAGCAACAACTTGTCACAAAGGAGGGGAATGAGCTCTACCACTGCGTGATCTACCTTGCACCAGGGGATTATCACTGCTTCCATTCACCCACTGACTGGAGAGTGTCACACAGACGTCATTTCCCAG GCTCTCTCATGTCTGTGAATCCTGGGGTTGCTCGCTGGATCAAAGAACTCTTCTGCCACAATGAACGGGTTGTCCTTACAGGTGACTGGAAACAtggctttttctctttaacagCGGTAGGAGCAACAAATGTGGGTTCTATCCGCATTTACTTTGACCAG GATTTGCATACCAACAATCCACGTTACTCAAAAGGTTCCTACAATGACTTCAGCTTCATATCCAACAACAAGAAGGGAATCCCcatgaggaaaggagaacatttAGGGGAATTTAACTTAGGCTCTACTATTGTACTAATCTTTGAGGCACCCAAGGACTTCAAATTCCACCTCAAGACTGGACAGAAAATCCGCTTTGGAGAAGCACTGGGATCTCTGTAG